CGGTCAACGGGCCACCGAGGCGGCGCTGAAGTCGCTGCAGTCGACCCCGCGGGTCCTGCATCTCGCCACGCATGGCTACTACCTCCAGAGCGGCAGCATCGACGGGCGGCCTCTGCTGCAGTCCGGGGTGACTTTCGCGGGTGCCAACAACGCGCTGGCCGGCAAGCTGGGCGCGGATGGTGAGAACGGCATCCTGCACGCGCTGGAAGCCCAGACCCTGAACCTCTACGGCACGGAACTCGTGGTGCTCTCGGCCTGCGAAACCGGCCAAGGTGCGCATGATTATTCAGAAGGTCTCGAAGGCCTGCCACGCGCTTTCTACGTCGCCGGCGCCCAGAACGTGCTCGCCGCTCTCTGGCCGGTTGGTGATCGCTCCGCGAAAGAGTTCATGCAGCGCTTCTACGACAATTGGCTCGCCCAGACCGGAGCCAGCAAACCCGCCGCCGCGCTTCGCAAGACGAAGCTTGAGTACCTGGCCTCAACCGACGCCCAGGACCGCGACCCCGCCAACTGGGCCCCCTTCGTCCTGTTCGAGGGGTAAACCCTACGGGCACAGATCCGTTACTGGCAAAGTCTGGATCATGGCCACCTCGGACAAGGGGATGATCAGCACCTGCGGTCGGCCCTGCGTCTGGCCATTCGATGCGTGAGAAATGACCTGCTCCCCTGAAAAGTCCGCGTTTTGAAGTTAGCCTGTTCTCCAAACGAGGAGACAGACAATGCGGAAAAGCCGTTTCAGCGAAGAGCAGATCATTGGCATTTTAAAGGAGCACCAGGCCGGGATAGGTGCCAAGGAGCTGTGCCGGAAGCATGGCATCAGTGACGGCACGTTCTACAAGTGGCGCTCGAAGTATGGCGGCATGGAGGTGTCGGAGGCCAAACGGCTGAAGGCGCTGGAGGCTGAGAATGCGAAGCTCAAGAAGATGCTCGCGGAGCAGATGCTGGATGTGGCCACGCTCAAGGAGATGCTGGGAAAAAACTTCTGAAGCCCGGTGCAAGGCGACGAGCCGTGGACTGGGCCATGACAGAGAAGAACTACAACCAGCGGCGGGCCTGTGCCCTGGCCGGGATCGACCCGCGTGTGTATCGACGTGGATCAATTAGACCTGTAGACGCCGAGCTGCGGGAGAGGCTGAAGGCGATTTCCAGCGAACGGCGTCGCTTCGGCTATCGAAGGCTGCACCTGCTTCTTGGTCGCGAAGGCTGGAAGGTGAACTGGAAGAAGCTTTACCGGATCTACCGGGAAGAGGGCCTGACAGTGCGCAAGCGCGGCGGTCGCAAGCGCGCGATCGGAACGAGGGCCCCGATGGCGATCCCACAAGGGCCGAACCAGCGATGGTCCCTGGACTTCGTCTCGGACAGCCTCTCAGACGGGCGCCGGTTCCGGGTGCTGTGCGTCATCGACGACTTCAGCCGGGAATGCCTGGCGACGGTCGTGGACACTTCGCTGTCGGGGCAACGTGTCGGCCGTGAGCTCGACAGCATCGCCCGGGTGCGCGGCTATCCATGTATGGTGGTCAGTGACAACGGAACGGAGCT
The window above is part of the Salipiger abyssi genome. Proteins encoded here:
- a CDS encoding IS3 family transposase (programmed frameshift), producing the protein MRKSRFSEEQIIGILKEHQAGIGAKELCRKHGISDGTFYKWRSKYGGMEVSEAKRLKALEAENAKLKKMLAEQMLDVATLKEMPGKKLLKPGARRRAVDWAMTEKNYNQRRACALAGIDPRVYRRGSIRPVDAELRERLKAISSERRRFGYRRLHLLLGREGWKVNWKKLYRIYREEGLTVRKRGGRKRAIGTRAPMAIPQGPNQRWSLDFVSDSLSDGRRFRVLCVIDDFSRECLATVVDTSLSGQRVGRELDSIARVRGYPCMVVSDNGTELTSNAILKWQEDRKVEWHYIAPGKPMQNGFVESFNGRLRDECLNEHLFANLRHARELISAWREDYNHHRPHTSLDGLTPWEYHQRSVEDQTLNRAN